The following are encoded together in the Phocoena sinus isolate mPhoSin1 chromosome 11, mPhoSin1.pri, whole genome shotgun sequence genome:
- the LOC116762095 gene encoding twinfilin-2 isoform X4, whose protein sequence is MAHQTGIHATEELKEFFAKARAGSVRLIKVVIEDEQLVLGASRELVGCWDQDYDGAVLPLLDAQQPCYLLYRLDTQNAQGFEWLFLAWSPDNSPVRLKMLYAATRATVKKEFGGGHIKDELFGTVKDDLSFAGYQKHLSSCAAPAPLTSAERELQQIRINEVKTEISVESKHQTLQGLAFPLQPQAQRALQQLRQKTVNYIQLKLDLERETIELVHTEPTDVAQLPSRVPRDAARYHFFLYKHTHEGDPLESVVFIYSMPGYKCSIKERMLYSSCKSRLLDSVEQDFQLEIAKKIEIGDGAELTASFLYDEVHPKQHAFKQAFAKPKGPGGKRGHKRLIRGPGENGDDS, encoded by the exons ATGGCGCACCAGACCGGCATCCACG CTACCGAGGAGCTGAAGGAGTTCTTTGCCAAGGCGCGGGCTGGTTCTGTGCGGCTCATCAAAGTCGTCATTGAGGACG aGCAGCTCGTGCTGGGTGCCTCGAGGGAGCTGGTGGGCTGCTGGGACCAGGACTATGATGGGGCCGTGCTGCCGCTGCTGGATGCCCAGCAGCCTTGCTACCTGCTCTACCGCTTGGACACGCAGAACGCCCAGGGCTTCGAGTGGCTCTTCCTCGCCTGGTCACCTGATAATTCCCCT GTGCGGCTGAAGATGCTGTATGCAGCCACACGGGCCACAGTGAAGAAGGAGTTTGGGGGCGGCCACATCAAGGATGAGCTCTTCGGAACTGTGAAG GATGACCTCTCCTTTGCTGGGTACCAGAAGCACCTGTCATCCTGTGCGGCACCCGCCCCGCTGACCTCGGCCGAGAGAGAACTTCAGCAGATCCGTATTAACGAG GTGAAGACAGAGATCAGTGTGGAGAGCAAACACCAGACCCTGCAGGGCCTGGCCTTCCCTCTGCAGCCTCAGGCCCAGCGGGCACTTCAGCAGCTCAGACAGAAGACAGTCAACTACATCCAGCTG AAGCTGGACCTGGAGCGGGAGACCATCGAACTGGTGCACACAGAGCCAACGGACGTGGCACAGCTGCCATCACGGGTGCCCCGAGATGCCGCCCGCTACCACTTCTTCCTCTACAAGCACACCCATGAGGGTGACCCCCTGGAGTCTGTGG TGTTCATCTACTCGATGCCTGGCTACAAGTGCAGCATCAAGGAGCGCATGCTCTACTCCAGCTGCAAGAGCCGCCTCCTCGATTCCGTGGAGCAGGACTTCCAGCTGGAGATCGCCAAGAAG ATTGAGATTGGCGACGGGGCGGAGCTGACGGCCAGCTTCCTCTATGACGAGGTGCACCCCAAGCAGCACGCCTTCAAGCAGGCCTTCGCCAAGCCCAAGGGCCCCGGGGGCAAGCGGGGCCACAAGCGCCTCATCCGTGGCCCCGGCGAGAATGGGGACGACAGCTAG